GCCTTCTCCTTCGGCGATGTCAGCCGGATGCCCGAGCGGCGCACCTGCTGCACCGCGGCGTCGCAGCCCACGCGGCTGAAGATGAAGAAGATCGCGGGCAGCAGGTTCGCCCGCTCGAGGAGCTTGATCACATCGGGGCGATCCATCCGCTCGATGCGGCGGACGTTCGAGGGACGCACCGGGCGCTGGCCACCACGCGGCGGTCGCTTCGCCTGTCGGCCGGCGTGCCGATTGCTGATGTACGACTGCGTCCGGCGATTGTTCTCGTAGTTCGAACCCGTGAAGGAGCGGATCCGCATCAGCTCCTGATTCACCTGCGCGGTCGCGATACCCGCGCGATCGTCGAAGAGCGGCAGCAGATCGTCCCGGACGAGCACGTGCTGTTCGAGCGGGACGGGCCGGATCTCCGAGACGATCACCTCGGTGTCGCCGCGCACGGTGTCGAGCCAGTCGCCGAACTCCTCGGCGTTCGACACGGTGGCGCTCAGCGAGACGAGCCGCACATGCTGCGGCAGGTGGATGATGACCTCTTCCCACACCGCGCCGCGGAACCGGTCGGCGAGGTAGTGGACTTCGTCCATCACCACGTAGCGCAGATCGCGGAGCGCCGCCGAGTCGGCGTAGATCATGTTGCGGAGCACTTCGGTGGTCATCACCACGATGCGAGCGTTGCCGTTGATGTTCGTGTCACCGGTGAGCAGGCCGACCTCGTCGGGGCCGTACACCTCGACGAGCTCTCGGAACTTCTGGTTCGACAGCGCCTTCATCGGCGTCGTGTAGAACGCCTTGTCGCTCGGCGTCTGCATCGCGAGGTGGATCGCGAACTCGCCGACGATGGTCTTCCCCGCGCCGGTCGGCGCCGCGACGAGCACGCTGCGGCCGGCCTCCAGAGCATGACAGCCGGCGACCTGGAACGGGTCGAGCTCGAACCTCTGACGCGCGGCGAACGCGTTCGTCGCCGGGTGCTCAGCGGCCTCTCGTGCGGCCGCGTAACGCTCGGACGGCGAACTCATACCGGGTCCGGCAGAAGCCCCGCTGCGGCGTCGCGCTTGCGCTTTCGGCGATCGAAGAGCAGGGAGAGCCCCGCGGCCGCGAAGAACAGGACGATGAGGATGCCGGCCAGCATCAGCATGCTGATCACGTCGGCTGCCGGAGTCGCCAGCGCCGCGAAGACCGTCGCGATGATGATCGCGATGCGCCATCCCTTGAGGATGGCTCGCCCGGACATCACACCGGCGAAGTTCAGCGCGACCAGGAAGACCGGGAGCACGAACGAGACGCCGATCACGATCATCAGCTTGAAGATGAAGTCGTAGTACTCCTGCGCCTGGTAGAAGTTCGTGCCGCCCTCGGGCGTGAATCCCCACATCAGCTCGATCACGTGCGGCATGATCACGATGCCGAGGTAGCACCCGGCGAAG
This genomic interval from Microbacterium sp. LWH11-1.2 contains the following:
- the tatC gene encoding twin-arginine translocase subunit TatC, encoding MSLGAHLVELRKRLMYAALALVVGMVVAFIIADPVIHLITEPIRVIMDKRGDNFSALNFGTVTAAFDMRMRIAFSIGLFISAPVWLWQIWAFIMPGLTRKEIKYTIGFIAAAVPLFFAGCYLGIVIMPHVIELMWGFTPEGGTNFYQAQEYYDFIFKLMIVIGVSFVLPVFLVALNFAGVMSGRAILKGWRIAIIIATVFAALATPAADVISMLMLAGILIVLFFAAAGLSLLFDRRKRKRDAAAGLLPDPV